A stretch of DNA from Oncorhynchus masou masou isolate Uvic2021 unplaced genomic scaffold, UVic_Omas_1.1 unplaced_scaffold_3361, whole genome shotgun sequence:
GGAGGTGGTAGGGTTTGTGTCCGTCTCCATTCAGTGCAGAAGTAGTCAGCagatcctagagagagagagagagagagagagatgctattcAAATGGATAGAAAGATAGAAAGGACACAGGGactgattcccctctaatcagggactgatttagacctgggacaccaggtgggtgattcctcctctaatcagggactgatttagacctgggacactaggaggtgattcccctctaatcagggactgatttagacctgggacaccaggtgggtgattccccctctaatcagggactgatttagacctgggacaccaggtgggtgattccctctaatcagggactgatttagacctgggacaccaggtgggtgattcccctctaatcagggactgatttagacccgggacaccaggtgggtgattccccctctaatcagggcctgatttagacccgGGACACCAGGTGGATAATCAGGTTCTGATTTAGGtgcattatcaggtagaacagagagGCACCAGGCTCTGGACCTCATAGTGGATGAATATCCCTGCACTACATATTCATTATAAAACATCATTATAAAAAAAGAgtagactggaggaggaggaagaggaggaagaggaggaggacatgtGACATACAGGTACTTCCTGTGCGGGGCCGGAGGGGGAGAAGAGCTGGGTGTGGATGTCTGGTCCTTCCCACTGTAGATAGGGAGACTCCACCTGGAACACAACCACACCTGGTCAGAACCACAGAATATAACCACAGGGTCAGAGCACAACCACATGTAGCTATTGATGTAAAGTACCTCTTGTTTGATCTTCTTTAAGGATGGCTGTTGGTCTGGGAGACCCCGGTTGGCTGTTGGTCTGGGGCtgagacaacacactccataggTTCCTGTTTTATACACTCTACCATGGAAGACCTGAACGGGGTCAGAGAACGAGGAGACAACTCCAGGAGGGAACGCCGGACAGTAGGAGTCCTgaacctgagacagagagagaggggggggggggagagggggggagagagagagagggggagagagagagggggggggagagagagagggggggggagagagagggggggagagagagagagagggggagggggagagagacagggagagagagagagagggagagagagggagagagacagggggagagagagagacaggggagagagagacaagggagagagagagacaagggagagagagagagagagagagggggggagagacaagggagagagagagagaggggggggggagagagagagagagagaggggggggagagagagagagagacaggtgggagagagagagagagagagagagaggggagagagagagggggggagagagacaaggggagagagagagagagagagagagagacaagagagagagagagagagggggggagagagagacaagggagagagacagagagagagacaggggagagagagagagacagggggggagagagagacacaagagagagagacagagagagagagagagacaggggggagagagagagagagagacagggagagagagagacaagagagagagacaggggagagagagagacaggggggagagagagagagacaagggagagagagagacaagggagagagagagaaagagacaaagagagagagagagaggagagagagagagagagagagagagggggagagagacagggagagagagacagggggagagagagagagagacaggggagagagagagagagagagagagagagagagagagagagagagagagagggagagagggagagagagagagatgggagagagacaggggagagagagagagagcgagagagacaggggagagagagagacagagcgcagGTGAGATTTACATCATTGACATGGAGATGTGTGATTAATCACTACTGTTACACAACGTGCAGATAAAAAGAAGAGTACAAAAAAGATGCGTACATGCCGTTCTCTTTCTGCAGTCGGGGTGGAGCTGTGGCCACCAGGGGTTTCTGGGAGCTCATTGGTAAGCTGTGGCTGTCGGATTGGTTGAAAAGCTGCAGAAGAAAAATGGGATAGCGATCAATACCGCTTTGTGTATTGATTAACACATTACAGTATGAACAGGAACACGGTTACAACAACATGGAGGAAGAGTGGCTTAGTGGTTTGCCCTCTCAGTGTTTGCCCTCGGTGTTTGCCCTCTCGGTGTTTGCCCTCTCGGTGTTTGCCCTCTCAGTGTTTTCCCTCTCAGCGTTTGCCCTCTCAGTGTTTGCCCTCTCAGTGTTTGCCCTCTCAGTGTTTGCCCTCTCAGTGTTTGCCCTCTCAGTGTTTGCCCTCTCAGTGTTTGCCCTCTCAGTGCTTGCCCTCTCAGTGCTTGCCCTCTCAGTGTTTGCCCTCTCAGTGTTTGCCCTCTCAGTGTTTGCCCTCTCGGTGTTTGCCCTCTCGGTGTTTGCCCTCTCGGTGTTTGCCCTCTCAGTGTTTGCCCTCTCAGTGTTTGCCCTCTCAGTGTTTGCCCTCTCAGCGTTTGCCCTCTCAGTGTTTGCCCTCTCAGTGTTTGccctctcaaagagtgcagtgtataacgTCATAAAAGCTGCTtactcagccactgcctgtcaccaagggagtaccccaaggctcaatcctaggccccaccaaaacaaaggtcatgtggtttggtaagaagaatgtccCTCTCCACACAGTTGTGATTACTACTTCTAAGGGTTTGgaacttgaggtagtcacctcatacaagtacttgggagaaTGGCtggacggtacactgtccttctctcagcacatatcaaagctgtatGCTAAAGTTAAATATAGACTTGGTTTCTTCTATTGTAATCAATCCTCTTTCACCCAAGCTGCCAAACTAtctctgattcagatgaccatcctacccatgctagattacggagacatcatttatagatcggcaggtaagggtgctctcagctggctagatgttctttaccattcggccatcagatttaccaccaatgctccttctaggacacatcactgcactctatactcctctgtgaACTAGTCATCTCAGTaaacccgtcgcaagacccactggttgatgcttatttataaaaccctcttcggcctcactccccctatctgagatatctactgcagccctcatcctccacatacaacacccgttctgccagtcacattctgttataggtccccaaagcacacacatccctggttggctggtcttttcagttcgctgcagctatcgactggaaggagctgcaacaaaacactcaaactggtccgttttatctcttcattcaaagactcagtcatggacactcttactgacagttgtggctgctttgtgtgatgtattgttgtctctaccttcttgccctttgtgatGTTGTCTGTGTCCAATAATGTTTATACCAtcttgtgctgctaccatgctgtgttgctaccatgtggtGCTGCTACCTTGTTGTGTTGCTACAACATCCGTGTCCAATAATGTttataccatgttttgtgctgctaccatcttgtgttgctaccatgttgtcatgtggtgttgctaccatgctgtgctgctaccatgctgtgctgctaccatgttgtgttgctactatgttgtgttgctaccatgttgtcatattgtgttgctaccatgctgtgctgctaccatgctgtgctgctaccatgttgtgctgctaccatactgcatactgtgttgtcatgtgttgctgccttgctatgttgctaccatgttgttatcatgttgtgttactaccacgctgtgttgtcatgtgttgctgaattgctatgttgttgtcttaggtctctctttatgtcgtgatGTGTtttctctcttgtcgtgatgtatgTTTTGTCCTAAATTTACAAGAGgtattttgccttttggtaggccatcattgtaagtaagaatttgttcttcactgacctgctaaaaaaaaagtaaaaaaaaaaaaaaaagaacattCCCAAACCTGGTCCTCCGGT
This window harbors:
- the LOC135534406 gene encoding transcriptional activator Myb-like, which translates into the protein VIPFSSWGRTSSESRGHHYQATAPCLSIESTSHSGSNNNNNNNNNNSHHDIHALSNLPEFMESVIDSLFNQSDSHSLPMSSQKPLVATAPPRLQKENGMFRTPTVRRSLLELSPRSLTPFRSSMVECIKQEPMECVVSAPDQQPTGVSQTNSHP